A region from the Corynebacterium halotolerans YIM 70093 = DSM 44683 genome encodes:
- a CDS encoding serine/threonine protein kinase gives MSPERPDGTEHPDDHGDKLSPDHISDRSERLRHIDHLDNVTDSRGTGRSAHTGGEDRGPRGDDSGEDAGEGTQAVKFDPFADEDEDEEPTPREAAQKASKGAGEDTGEGTQAVKFDPFADEDEDEDDGWDDHADRGADIDALLADLNELRDRHDGEEAATDPSSADTSARAREQALSTFRQRRGARRVGRTVADGMVHLPFVVPTRPENALIDPDKAVKKKGIPAPQLNPGEMVAGQYEILGVIAHGGLGWIYLANDHFVSGRLVVLKGMQAEKSRDETATAIAEREFLADITHPGIVKIYNFIDDPRVPGGFIVMEYVGGPSLRDRRNAQPDHLLRVDLAIGYILETLEALDYLHSRGVVYNDLKPDNIIVTEEQVKLIDLGAVSGIGAFGFIYGTKGFQAPEVGAEGPSVASDIYTVGRTLAALTVHLPKQNGVYTHGLPSPNTEPIFRRYLSFYRLLLRATHSDPAKRFRNVEELRTQLYGVLREVLAVRDGVQYPAQHSLFSPQRTTFGTKHLVFRTDQLIDGVDRTVRITAPEVVSALPAPLIDRNDVGAAMLSGSSYTEPQEALETLRQAMKTEEYEQSAEIPLGVVRAMLDLGFTGQARTWLGSLESELGHDWRFQWYSGVTALLLDDYVAAQRHFAEVLNILPGEAAPKLALAAVNELILQQLGFHHSALLDEKTARATSVLGGSLADLDNEIFTDMSTTWSHLTQDPPLLRFNAMRLYGLVWVTNLTTVSSAFGLARQLMAEDQIEMAVAALDKVPQASRHHRMAQLTTILQLISGTLTESRIRRAARRLEEIPTNEPRFLQIKIAVMSAGLNFLRDAGVESAASANPLFEHDFTQRGLRTGLSETLRRQARQAPYPRHRYALVDMANQVRPVTWF, from the coding sequence GTGAGCCCCGAGCGGCCCGACGGAACCGAGCATCCCGACGATCACGGGGACAAGCTCTCCCCCGACCACATCTCGGACCGTTCCGAACGCCTCAGACACATCGATCATCTGGACAATGTCACCGACTCCCGGGGCACCGGCCGCTCCGCCCACACCGGTGGCGAGGACCGCGGACCGCGCGGGGACGACTCCGGGGAGGACGCGGGCGAGGGCACCCAGGCGGTGAAGTTCGACCCCTTCGCCGACGAGGACGAGGACGAGGAACCCACGCCGCGGGAGGCCGCGCAGAAAGCCTCGAAAGGCGCCGGGGAGGACACCGGTGAAGGCACCCAGGCGGTGAAGTTCGACCCCTTCGCCGACGAGGACGAGGACGAGGACGACGGGTGGGACGACCACGCCGACCGGGGCGCCGACATCGACGCCCTGCTCGCCGACCTCAACGAGCTGCGTGACCGGCATGACGGTGAGGAAGCGGCCACCGATCCGTCCTCGGCCGACACCTCCGCCCGCGCCCGCGAGCAGGCACTGTCCACGTTCCGTCAGCGCCGCGGGGCCCGGCGCGTGGGGCGCACCGTCGCCGACGGCATGGTCCACCTGCCGTTCGTGGTGCCCACCCGCCCCGAGAACGCCCTGATCGACCCCGACAAGGCGGTGAAGAAGAAGGGCATCCCCGCCCCGCAGCTCAACCCGGGGGAGATGGTGGCCGGCCAGTACGAGATTCTCGGCGTGATCGCCCACGGCGGCCTGGGCTGGATCTACCTGGCCAACGACCATTTCGTCTCGGGACGCCTGGTGGTGCTCAAGGGCATGCAGGCGGAGAAGTCCCGCGACGAGACGGCCACCGCCATCGCCGAGCGCGAGTTCCTCGCCGACATCACCCACCCCGGGATCGTGAAGATCTACAACTTCATCGATGATCCGCGGGTGCCCGGTGGATTCATCGTCATGGAGTACGTCGGCGGGCCGTCGCTGCGCGACCGTCGCAACGCGCAGCCGGACCACCTGCTGCGCGTGGACCTGGCGATCGGCTACATCCTCGAGACGCTGGAGGCGCTCGACTACCTCCACTCCCGCGGCGTCGTCTACAACGACCTGAAGCCGGACAACATCATCGTCACCGAGGAACAGGTCAAGCTCATCGACCTGGGCGCGGTCTCCGGCATCGGGGCGTTCGGCTTCATCTACGGCACCAAGGGTTTCCAGGCCCCGGAGGTCGGCGCCGAAGGACCCTCCGTGGCCAGTGACATCTACACCGTCGGCCGCACCCTGGCGGCGTTGACCGTCCACCTGCCCAAACAGAACGGCGTCTACACCCACGGGTTGCCGAGCCCGAACACCGAACCGATCTTCCGCCGCTACCTGTCCTTCTACCGGCTCCTGCTGCGGGCCACCCACTCCGATCCGGCGAAGCGCTTCCGCAACGTCGAGGAGCTACGCACCCAGCTCTACGGGGTCCTGCGTGAGGTGCTCGCCGTACGCGACGGGGTGCAGTACCCCGCCCAGCACTCGCTGTTCTCCCCGCAGCGCACCACCTTCGGCACGAAGCACCTGGTCTTCCGCACCGACCAGCTCATCGACGGCGTCGACCGCACCGTGCGCATCACCGCCCCCGAGGTCGTTTCCGCCCTGCCCGCGCCCCTGATCGACCGCAACGACGTCGGCGCGGCCATGCTCTCGGGCTCGTCCTACACCGAGCCGCAGGAGGCCCTGGAGACCCTGCGCCAGGCGATGAAGACCGAGGAGTACGAGCAGTCCGCCGAGATCCCCCTCGGCGTGGTGCGCGCCATGCTCGACCTGGGATTCACCGGGCAGGCGCGCACCTGGCTGGGATCCCTGGAATCCGAACTCGGCCACGACTGGCGCTTCCAGTGGTACTCGGGCGTGACGGCCCTGCTGCTGGACGACTACGTCGCCGCCCAGCGCCACTTCGCCGAGGTGCTCAACATCCTGCCCGGGGAGGCCGCCCCGAAGCTCGCGCTGGCGGCCGTCAACGAGCTCATCCTCCAGCAGCTCGGTTTCCACCACAGCGCCCTGCTGGACGAGAAGACCGCACGCGCGACCTCCGTGCTGGGTGGCAGCCTCGCCGATCTCGACAACGAGATCTTCACCGACATGTCCACCACCTGGTCGCACCTGACCCAGGACCCGCCGCTCCTGCGGTTCAACGCCATGCGCCTCTACGGGCTGGTGTGGGTGACGAACCTGACGACGGTCTCCTCGGCGTTCGGCCTGGCCCGTCAACTGATGGCCGAGGACCAGATCGAGATGGCCGTCGCCGCCCTGGACAAGGTGCCGCAGGCCTCCCGCCACCACCGGATGGCGCAGCTGACCACGATCCTGCAGCTGATCTCCGGCACGCTGACCGAGTCCCGCATCCGCCGCGCGGCGCGTCGGCTGGAGGAGATCCCGACCAACGAGCCGCGCTTCCTGCAGATCAAGATCGCCGTCATGTCCGCCGGGCTGAACTTCCTGCGCGACGCGGGGGTGGAGTCGGCGGCCTCCGCGAACCCGCTGTTCGAGCACGACTTCACACAGCGCGGCCTGCGGACCGGCCTGTCCGAGACCCTGCGCCGCCAGGCCCGCCAGGCCCCCTACCCCCGCCACCGCTACGCGCTGGTGGACATGGCGAATCAGGTACGGCCGGTCACCTGGTTCTAG
- a CDS encoding S41 family peptidase, protein MRASSDEFIRARAEAEEAAGQADGISEIHDELDAALTAAGGKHSGLVTPGQMEEALAQPVAQPTVTVDGGVATATVPAHFVEHDGQAYADRLGHGIHDAVAHEACGVIVDLRGNSGGDMGPMLAGLSGLISDGTALTFIDRYNERPVLVEGNATRGGGSAVSVDGAGKYDVPVAVLADAGTGSSGEMTMLAFRGLHYSRSFGEPTAGYATANTTFNMPDGAQVMLTTAEVRDRTGVTFNDTPVVPDEVTGAEQAADAAAGWLAYEYGCR, encoded by the coding sequence TTGCGCGCCTCCTCAGACGAGTTCATCCGGGCCCGCGCGGAGGCGGAGGAGGCAGCCGGGCAGGCTGACGGGATCTCCGAGATCCACGACGAACTCGACGCCGCGCTCACCGCCGCAGGCGGAAAACACTCTGGCCTGGTCACACCCGGGCAGATGGAGGAGGCGCTCGCACAGCCGGTCGCCCAACCCACGGTGACCGTCGACGGCGGCGTCGCCACCGCCACCGTCCCGGCCCACTTTGTCGAACACGACGGCCAGGCCTACGCCGACCGGCTCGGGCACGGGATCCACGACGCCGTCGCGCACGAGGCCTGCGGGGTCATCGTCGACCTGCGCGGCAACAGCGGCGGCGACATGGGGCCGATGCTCGCGGGCCTGTCCGGTCTCATCTCCGACGGGACGGCGCTGACCTTCATCGACCGGTACAACGAGCGGCCCGTGCTGGTCGAGGGCAACGCGACCCGGGGCGGCGGCAGTGCGGTCAGCGTCGACGGCGCCGGAAAATACGATGTGCCGGTGGCTGTGCTGGCCGACGCCGGCACCGGCAGTTCCGGGGAGATGACCATGCTGGCCTTCCGTGGCCTGCATTATTCCCGCAGCTTCGGCGAGCCGACCGCCGGCTACGCCACAGCGAACACCACCTTCAACATGCCGGATGGCGCCCAGGTGATGCTCACCACCGCTGAGGTGAGGGACCGGACGGGCGTGACCTTCAACGACACGCCCGTCGTACCCGATGAGGTGACCGGTGCGGAGCAGGCGGCTGACGCGGCCGCGGGGTGGTTGGCCTACGAGTACGGCTGCCGTTGA
- a CDS encoding acetate kinase, translating into MTYALVLNSGSSSIKFQLLDPNAGANDEPLVSGLVERIGEATGAIALTVRGEKITSEVPIPDHSAGLEMAFALMAEHGVGPSDVEITAVGHRVVHGGKVFSAPELISDQVVEMIRDLIPLAPLHNPANIDGIEVARQILPDIPHVAVFDTGFFHDMPPAAALYAINAETAAEHGLRRYGFHGTSHEFVSQQVPDLLGKSADEVNQITLHLGNGASASAIRGGHAIDTSMGLTPLAGLVMGTRCGDIDPGIIFHLYRQGLSIDSIDNLLNRQSGVKGLSGVNDFRALREMIEDGDTDAWSAYNIYIHQLRRFIGSYMISLGRVDAITFTAGVGENASFVREDALAGLDMYGIEIDPGRNGLPNDGPREISTDNSRIKVFVVPTNEELAIAQKATQLAARMQTSVS; encoded by the coding sequence ATGACCTACGCACTCGTCCTGAACTCCGGTTCCTCATCCATCAAGTTCCAGCTGCTGGACCCGAATGCGGGCGCCAACGACGAACCGCTGGTCTCCGGCCTCGTCGAGCGCATCGGTGAGGCAACCGGCGCCATCGCCCTCACGGTCAGAGGGGAGAAGATCACCTCCGAGGTCCCGATCCCGGATCACTCCGCGGGTCTGGAGATGGCGTTCGCGTTGATGGCCGAGCATGGTGTCGGGCCGAGCGACGTCGAGATCACCGCCGTCGGCCACCGCGTCGTCCACGGCGGCAAGGTCTTCTCCGCCCCGGAGCTGATCAGCGACCAGGTCGTGGAGATGATCCGCGATCTCATCCCGCTGGCCCCGCTGCACAACCCGGCCAATATCGACGGCATCGAGGTCGCCCGCCAGATCCTGCCGGACATCCCCCACGTGGCCGTCTTCGACACCGGCTTCTTCCACGACATGCCGCCGGCCGCCGCCCTCTACGCCATCAACGCCGAAACCGCCGCCGAGCACGGCCTGCGCCGCTACGGCTTCCACGGCACCTCCCACGAGTTCGTCTCCCAACAGGTGCCGGACCTGCTGGGCAAGTCGGCCGACGAGGTCAACCAGATCACCCTGCACCTGGGCAACGGCGCGTCCGCCTCCGCGATCCGCGGCGGGCACGCGATCGACACCTCCATGGGGCTGACCCCGCTCGCCGGCCTGGTCATGGGCACCCGCTGCGGCGACATCGACCCGGGCATCATTTTCCACCTCTACCGCCAGGGCCTGAGCATCGACTCGATCGACAACCTGCTCAACCGGCAGTCCGGTGTGAAGGGCCTGTCCGGCGTCAACGACTTCCGTGCCCTGCGCGAGATGATCGAGGACGGGGACACCGACGCCTGGTCGGCCTACAACATCTACATCCACCAGCTGCGCCGTTTCATCGGCTCCTACATGATCTCCCTCGGCCGTGTCGACGCCATCACCTTCACCGCCGGCGTCGGCGAGAATGCCTCCTTCGTCCGCGAGGACGCCCTGGCCGGCCTGGACATGTACGGCATCGAGATCGACCCCGGGCGCAACGGCCTGCCCAACGACGGCCCGCGGGAGATCTCCACGGACAACTCCCGGATCAAGGTCTTCGTCGTTCCCACCAACGAGGAGCTGGCCATCGCGCAGAAGGCCACGCAACTCGCGGCCCGGATGCAGACCAGCGTGAGCTAG
- the pta gene encoding phosphate acetyltransferase has product MSDPRSALLAVVNRNFDGVDIDGLAAALGLSVKRLKKLDPHVGSIVGAGLLDDGPALIVGTGNLHFDAEVAAALGLPILLLTDRPGRHIQLAERHAKELEAVVAAAVTEDGLRDVVKIQEALHVAEVAPVMSAPVFENWLLERAKKNCAHIVLPEGEDDRILLAAHQLLARNVVELTILGDPAEIKNRADELGVDLSDADIVNHHTSPLAEEFAEDFVELRKKKGVPLEEARETMKDISYFGTMMVHKGLADGMVSGAAHTTAHTIKPSFQIIKTTPDASVVSSIFLMVLRGRLWAFGDCAVNPNPSAEQLGEIAVVSAKTASQFGIDPRVAILSYSTGASGTGADVDRAVEALGHARRINPDLCVDGPLQFDAAVDPGVARKKMPDSDVAGHANVFVFPDLEAGNIGYKTAQRTGSALAVGPILQGLNKPVNDLSRGATVPDIVNTVAITAIQAGGKQ; this is encoded by the coding sequence ATGTCTGATCCCCGATCAGCTCTGCTCGCCGTCGTCAACCGTAACTTTGACGGCGTCGACATCGACGGCCTCGCCGCGGCACTCGGACTGAGCGTCAAGCGCCTCAAGAAGCTCGATCCGCACGTCGGCTCGATCGTCGGGGCGGGGCTCCTCGACGATGGGCCTGCCCTGATCGTCGGCACCGGCAACCTGCATTTCGACGCCGAGGTGGCCGCCGCCCTCGGCCTGCCGATCCTGCTGTTGACCGACCGTCCGGGCCGGCACATCCAGCTCGCCGAGCGCCACGCCAAGGAGCTCGAGGCCGTTGTCGCCGCCGCAGTCACCGAGGACGGGCTGCGCGACGTCGTCAAGATCCAGGAGGCACTGCACGTCGCCGAGGTCGCCCCGGTCATGTCCGCCCCGGTCTTCGAGAACTGGCTGCTCGAGCGGGCGAAGAAGAACTGCGCGCACATCGTCCTGCCGGAGGGTGAGGACGACCGTATCCTGCTCGCGGCCCACCAGCTGCTCGCCCGCAACGTCGTCGAGCTGACCATCCTGGGGGATCCGGCCGAGATCAAGAACCGCGCCGACGAGCTCGGCGTGGATCTCTCCGACGCCGACATCGTCAACCACCACACTTCCCCGCTGGCCGAGGAGTTCGCCGAGGACTTCGTCGAGCTGCGCAAGAAGAAGGGCGTGCCCCTTGAGGAGGCACGCGAGACGATGAAGGACATCTCCTATTTCGGCACGATGATGGTGCACAAGGGCCTGGCCGACGGCATGGTCTCCGGCGCGGCGCACACCACCGCCCACACCATCAAGCCGTCCTTCCAGATCATCAAGACCACCCCGGACGCCTCCGTGGTCTCCTCGATTTTCCTGATGGTGCTGCGCGGTCGGCTGTGGGCCTTCGGGGACTGCGCCGTCAACCCGAACCCGAGCGCCGAGCAGCTCGGCGAGATCGCGGTGGTCTCCGCGAAGACGGCCTCCCAGTTCGGCATCGACCCGCGCGTGGCCATCCTGTCCTACTCCACCGGCGCCTCCGGCACCGGAGCGGACGTCGACCGCGCCGTCGAGGCCCTCGGACACGCCCGGCGCATCAACCCGGATCTCTGCGTCGACGGACCGCTGCAGTTCGACGCCGCCGTCGACCCCGGTGTGGCGCGCAAGAAGATGCCCGATTCCGACGTCGCCGGCCACGCCAACGTCTTCGTCTTCCCCGATCTCGAGGCCGGCAACATCGGCTACAAGACGGCCCAGCGAACGGGTTCCGCCCTCGCTGTCGGCCCGATCCTGCAGGGCCTGAACAAGCCCGTCAACGATCTCTCCCGCGGCGCCACGGTCCCCGACATCGTCAACACCGTCGCCATCACCGCCATCCAGGCTGGAGGAAAGCAGTAA
- a CDS encoding FAD-dependent oxidoreductase — MSRPLRVAVVGAGPAGIYASDLLVKSGEDVKIDLFERMPAPFGLIRYGVAPDHPRIKGIVRSLHNVLDKPEIRLLGNIEIGTDISVDELREFYDAIVFSTGATGDRELRIAGSELEGSYGAGQFVGFYDGNPDFSRDWDLSAEKVAVIGVGNVALDIARILAKTADELKVTEIPDNVYENLAGNRAKEVHIFGRRGPAQAKFTPMELKELDHSESIEVIVDPEDIDYDAASEQARRDSKSQDLVCQTLEGYAIRDPKDAPHKLFIHFFESPVEILGEDGKVVGLKTERTELDGEGGVQGTGKFTTWDVQAVYRAVGYRSEAVEGVPFDAERAVIPNDGGRVLDPETDSPVPGLYATGWIKRGPVGLIGNTKSDAKDTTGMLLDDWKAGSLAAPAKPEENAVVEFLESRGIAVTTWEGWYRLDAAEREAGEAEGRERKKIVEWDEMVQHSGPEYEI; from the coding sequence ATGTCGCGCCCCCTGCGTGTCGCCGTCGTCGGTGCCGGTCCCGCCGGCATCTATGCCTCGGATCTGCTCGTCAAGTCCGGTGAGGACGTGAAGATCGACCTCTTCGAGCGGATGCCGGCGCCGTTCGGCCTGATCCGCTACGGCGTGGCCCCGGATCACCCGCGCATCAAGGGAATCGTCCGTTCGCTCCACAACGTGCTGGACAAGCCGGAGATTCGCCTGCTGGGCAACATCGAGATCGGCACGGACATCTCCGTCGACGAGCTGCGTGAGTTCTACGACGCCATCGTCTTCTCCACGGGCGCGACCGGCGACCGCGAGCTGCGGATCGCGGGCTCGGAGCTGGAGGGTTCCTACGGTGCCGGCCAGTTCGTGGGCTTCTACGACGGCAACCCGGACTTCTCCCGCGACTGGGATCTGTCGGCCGAGAAGGTCGCCGTGATCGGCGTGGGCAACGTCGCCCTCGACATCGCGCGCATCCTGGCCAAGACCGCCGACGAGCTCAAGGTCACCGAGATCCCGGACAACGTCTACGAGAACCTCGCCGGCAATCGCGCGAAGGAGGTCCACATCTTCGGCCGCCGCGGTCCCGCGCAGGCGAAGTTCACCCCGATGGAGCTCAAGGAGCTCGACCACTCGGAGAGCATCGAGGTCATCGTCGACCCCGAGGACATCGACTACGACGCCGCCTCCGAGCAGGCCCGCCGCGACTCCAAGTCGCAGGACCTGGTGTGCCAGACCCTCGAGGGCTACGCCATCCGCGATCCGAAGGACGCCCCGCACAAGCTGTTCATCCACTTCTTCGAGTCCCCGGTGGAGATCCTCGGTGAGGACGGCAAGGTCGTCGGCCTGAAGACCGAGCGCACCGAGCTCGACGGCGAGGGTGGTGTCCAGGGCACGGGCAAGTTCACCACCTGGGACGTCCAGGCCGTCTACCGCGCCGTCGGCTACCGCTCCGAGGCCGTCGAGGGTGTGCCCTTCGACGCCGAGCGCGCCGTCATCCCCAACGACGGCGGCCGTGTCCTCGACCCGGAGACCGATTCCCCGGTACCCGGCCTGTACGCCACCGGCTGGATCAAGCGCGGCCCCGTCGGCCTGATCGGCAACACCAAGTCCGACGCCAAGGACACCACCGGCATGCTGCTCGACGACTGGAAGGCCGGGTCGCTGGCCGCCCCGGCCAAGCCGGAGGAGAACGCCGTCGTCGAATTCCTCGAGTCCCGCGGCATCGCCGTGACCACCTGGGAGGGCTGGTACCGTCTCGACGCCGCCGAGCGTGAGGCCGGCGAGGCCGAGGGCCGCGAGCGCAAGAAGATCGTCGAGTGGGACGAAATGGTCCAGCACTCGGGACCCGAGTACGAGATCTGA
- a CDS encoding GNAT family N-acetyltransferase → MTTFYAVSHLAEMSPLEVHRLYKLRVDVFVNEQQTPYVEIDDVDALDSTFHMLAWSNDSGNRELVGTARLFPAEWEGTPVMQLGRVCVVPSRRNTGLAPELIRQTLRLSFEQEPGRDVVLTAQEPLIGYYREFGFEPTGELVDDEGIPHQPMRLAAAKLAELITRK, encoded by the coding sequence ATGACCACCTTCTACGCCGTCAGCCACCTCGCGGAGATGTCCCCGCTTGAGGTCCACCGACTCTACAAGCTGCGCGTCGATGTCTTCGTCAACGAGCAGCAGACCCCCTACGTCGAGATCGACGACGTCGACGCGCTCGACTCCACCTTCCACATGCTCGCCTGGAGCAACGACAGCGGCAACCGCGAGCTGGTGGGCACCGCCCGCCTCTTCCCCGCCGAGTGGGAGGGCACGCCCGTCATGCAGCTCGGGCGCGTGTGCGTCGTCCCGTCCCGCCGCAACACGGGCCTGGCCCCGGAGCTCATCCGCCAGACCCTGCGCCTGTCCTTCGAGCAGGAGCCCGGCCGGGACGTCGTCCTCACCGCCCAGGAGCCGCTCATCGGTTACTACCGTGAATTCGGTTTCGAGCCCACCGGTGAGCTCGTCGACGACGAGGGCATCCCCCACCAGCCGATGCGGCTGGCGGCCGCCAAGCTCGCCGAGCTGATCACCCGGAAGTAG
- the purT gene encoding formate-dependent phosphoribosylglycinamide formyltransferase, which produces MDIPDQIGTPLTPNATKVLLLGAGELGKELAISFQRLGVEVHAADRYEGAPAQQVAHVPHLVDVSDGAAVLSLVDRVRPDYVVSEVDRVAADALAEIEEAGTSCVVPSAKACSLTVGREKIRRMASEELGLPTTAYRLASTVEEYRAAVAEMGFPCIVKSTVSASGRSHSVVRSEGDVEPAWENSHRGPYADADVMVERFVNFDYELSLLAARSIDPATGRMATWFSEPIGHLHRDGDLVESWQPMEVNPRALENARSMAARITNALGGRGLFGVEMFVAGEDVYFSSVSPRPHETGMVTLSSQRFSEFDLHVRAVLGMPVDMTLTSPGACVLLHSSRESETVSYSGIAEALAVPEVDVRIFGKQGAYPRRRLGLVLATAEDVETARAQAREAAAAVTVNDGESDAD; this is translated from the coding sequence ATGGACATCCCAGACCAGATCGGCACCCCGCTGACCCCGAACGCCACGAAGGTGCTGTTGCTGGGCGCCGGGGAGCTGGGCAAGGAGCTGGCGATCTCGTTCCAGCGCCTCGGGGTGGAGGTCCATGCCGCCGACCGCTACGAGGGTGCCCCGGCCCAGCAGGTCGCGCACGTCCCCCACCTCGTGGACGTCTCCGACGGGGCCGCGGTCCTGTCGCTGGTGGACCGGGTCCGCCCGGACTACGTCGTCTCGGAGGTTGATCGGGTCGCCGCCGACGCTCTCGCCGAGATCGAGGAGGCGGGCACCTCGTGTGTCGTGCCGTCGGCGAAGGCCTGTTCCCTGACCGTCGGCCGCGAGAAGATCCGGCGGATGGCCAGCGAGGAGCTGGGCCTGCCCACCACCGCCTACCGCCTCGCCTCCACCGTCGAGGAATACCGCGCGGCCGTGGCCGAGATGGGTTTCCCGTGCATCGTGAAGTCCACCGTCAGCGCCTCGGGACGCAGTCACAGCGTCGTGCGCTCGGAGGGGGACGTCGAGCCGGCCTGGGAGAACTCCCACCGCGGCCCGTACGCAGACGCCGACGTGATGGTCGAGCGCTTCGTGAACTTCGACTATGAGCTCTCCCTGCTCGCGGCGCGCTCCATCGATCCGGCGACCGGCAGGATGGCCACGTGGTTCTCTGAACCTATCGGGCACCTGCACCGCGACGGCGACCTCGTCGAGTCCTGGCAGCCCATGGAGGTCAACCCCCGCGCCCTCGAGAACGCCCGCTCCATGGCCGCGCGCATCACCAACGCCCTGGGCGGGCGGGGGCTGTTCGGGGTGGAGATGTTCGTCGCCGGTGAGGACGTCTACTTCTCCTCGGTGTCCCCGCGCCCGCACGAGACCGGCATGGTCACCCTGTCCTCCCAGCGTTTCTCCGAGTTCGACCTGCACGTGCGGGCGGTGCTCGGGATGCCCGTCGACATGACCCTGACCTCCCCGGGGGCCTGCGTGCTCCTGCACTCCTCCCGGGAATCCGAGACGGTCAGCTACTCCGGCATCGCCGAGGCGCTGGCGGTTCCCGAGGTCGACGTCCGGATCTTCGGCAAACAGGGCGCCTACCCGCGTCGCCGCCTGGGTCTGGTGCTCGCCACCGCCGAGGACGTGGAGACCGCCCGCGCGCAGGCCCGGGAGGCGGCCGCGGCGGTCACGGTCAACGACGGGGAGTCCGACGCCGACTGA
- a CDS encoding adenylosuccinate synthase — protein MAAIVIVGAQWGDEGKGKATDILGGRVDYVVKPNGGNNAGHTVVVGGEKYELKLLPAGVLSENAVPILGNGVVVNLEALFEEIDGLEARGADASRLRISANAHLVAPYHQVLDRVQERFLGKRAIGTTGRGIGPTYADKVGRVGLRVQDIFDESILRQKIESALDVKNQMLIKMYNRRAIDPQEIVDYFLGYADRLRPMVIDAERVLNQALDEGKHVLMEGGQATMLDVDHGTYPFVTSSNPTAGGACVGAGIGPTRVTSSLGIIKAYTTRVGAGPFPTELFDKWGEYLQEVGGEVGVNTGRKRRCGWYDSVIARYATRVNGFTDYFLTKLDVLTGIGEIPICVAYDVDGERFDEMPLTQSQFHHAQPIFETMPAWDEDITGCTTFEELPARARDYVLRLEELSGARFSYIGVGPGRDQTIVRHDVLEN, from the coding sequence ATGGCTGCAATCGTGATCGTCGGCGCCCAGTGGGGCGACGAGGGCAAGGGCAAGGCCACCGACATCCTGGGCGGCCGGGTCGACTACGTGGTCAAGCCCAACGGCGGCAACAACGCCGGGCACACCGTGGTCGTCGGTGGGGAGAAGTACGAGCTCAAGCTCCTGCCCGCCGGTGTGCTCTCCGAAAACGCCGTCCCCATCCTCGGTAACGGCGTCGTGGTCAACCTCGAGGCCCTGTTCGAGGAGATCGACGGCCTGGAGGCCCGTGGCGCGGACGCCTCGCGCCTGAGGATCTCCGCCAACGCCCACCTGGTCGCCCCGTACCACCAGGTGCTCGATCGGGTGCAGGAGCGCTTCCTGGGCAAGCGCGCCATCGGCACCACCGGCCGCGGCATCGGCCCCACCTACGCCGACAAGGTCGGCCGCGTGGGGCTGCGTGTCCAGGACATCTTCGACGAGTCCATCCTGCGGCAGAAGATCGAGTCGGCGCTGGATGTGAAGAACCAGATGCTGATCAAGATGTACAACCGCCGGGCCATCGACCCGCAGGAGATCGTCGACTACTTCCTCGGTTACGCCGACCGCCTGCGCCCGATGGTCATCGACGCGGAGCGCGTGCTCAACCAGGCCCTCGACGAGGGCAAGCACGTCCTCATGGAGGGTGGCCAGGCCACCATGCTCGATGTCGACCACGGCACCTACCCGTTCGTCACCTCCTCGAACCCGACCGCCGGCGGTGCCTGCGTCGGCGCCGGCATCGGACCGACCCGGGTGACCAGCAGCCTGGGCATCATCAAGGCCTACACCACCCGTGTCGGCGCTGGTCCCTTCCCGACGGAGCTGTTCGACAAGTGGGGTGAGTACCTGCAGGAGGTCGGCGGTGAGGTCGGCGTGAACACCGGCCGTAAGCGCCGCTGCGGCTGGTACGACTCGGTCATCGCCCGTTACGCCACCCGCGTCAACGGCTTCACCGACTACTTCCTGACCAAGCTGGACGTGCTCACCGGCATCGGCGAGATCCCGATCTGCGTGGCCTACGACGTCGACGGCGAGCGCTTCGATGAGATGCCGCTGACCCAGTCCCAGTTCCACCACGCCCAGCCCATCTTCGAGACCATGCCCGCCTGGGACGAGGACATCACCGGCTGCACCACCTTCGAGGAGCTTCCCGCAAGGGCCCGGGACTACGTGCTGCGCCTGGAGGAGTTGTCCGGGGCCCGCTTCTCCTACATCGGTGTCGGCCCGGGCCGCGACCAGACGATCGTGCGCCACGACGTCCTGGAGAACTGA